Part of the Paenibacillus aurantius genome, CCAAACTTGCTCCAAGTGCTCCCCATTTTACTGCTTTGCTGCTCATAGTTTGCCTCCCTTGTTTTCTTGTTCTAATATGTCAGCGGAAAAAGCGGCCGGAAGGCTCCCTCTTTCCGTACTAACCTTTTACCGCCCCGACTGTCAAGCCCTTAACGAAGAAACGCTGGACGAACGGGTAAAGAAGAAGGATCGGGCCGGTGACGATAAGCGCCATCGCGAGCTTCGTGGATTCCATCGGAATGTCGACGGCAACCGTCACTCCTGTGCTTGCTCCGAGGTCGGCCAGGAAAGACATGGTGTTGATGATGTTGTACAGGTAATACTGCAGCTCATACTTGTGAGGATCGTTGATGAACAGGGAAGAGTGGAACCAGCCGTTCCAATACCCCAGGGCCAGGAACAGGCCCACGGTGGCGATGCCCGGCATGGCGAGCGGAACGACCACCTGGTAGTAGATGCGGAAGTCGTTGGCCCCGTCGATCTTCGCCGATTCCACGATTTCGTCGGGAATGGTGGTCCGGATAAAGCTTCTCATCAGGATGATTAGAAAAGGGGACATGAGCCCCGGGAAAATGAGCGCCGTGTACGTGTCGGTCAGGTTAAGATAGGA contains:
- a CDS encoding carbohydrate ABC transporter permease, producing MNTRKSEKSVIFTFSAYTLVTIASLICLIPFLLILSGSLTSNESIIRDGYRLFPKEFSSAAYKAIFAAPSPIVRAYGVTTFVTIVGTAIGLFLMTMAGYVLQRKDFRYRNRCMFFIYFTTLFSGGLVPWYIMMTSYLNLTDTYTALIFPGLMSPFLIILMRSFIRTTIPDEIVESAKIDGANDFRIYYQVVVPLAMPGIATVGLFLALGYWNGWFHSSLFINDPHKYELQYYLYNIINTMSFLADLGASTGVTVAVDIPMESTKLAMALIVTGPILLLYPFVQRFFVKGLTVGAVKG